In Longimicrobium terrae, the genomic window GCATCACCATCCTTCCCGACGTCGCGCTGGATGAACTGCGGGCGGAGGACAGCGCCATGCTCATCCTTCCCGGCGCGGCCAGCTGGGACGAGGGCGCGCACGCGGATGCCGTAGACAAGGCGCGGGAGTTTCTGGCCGCGGGCGTCCCCGTCGCCGCCATCTGCGGCGCGACCGGAGCACTGGCCCGCGCGGGGATGCTGAATGACCGGCCGCACACCAGCAACGCTGTGGAATATCTGAACTGGCAGGACGGGTACACGGGCGCGGAGCACTACGCCGGCTCCCCCGCCCTGCGCGACGGCGACCTCATCACCGCCAGCGGCACCGCACCCGTCGACTTCGCGCGCGCCATCTTTGAGCGGCTGGAACTGTACGCCCCCGAGGCGCTGGACGCGTGGTACGCGCTGTACAAGCACAACGATCCCGCCGGCTTCTACAAGCTCGTCGAACTGGAGCAGGCGGCGTCGGCGTGAGCGCATCCGGGGACCGGCGTCCCCCCGGGCGCTCGCCGGAGCAGGAGGCGCTCACGGACCTGGTGATGCGCACGTTCCGGCTCAACGGGCTGTTTCTGGAGGTGGCGGAGCACATGGCGCGGCCGGCGGGGCTGACGGCGGCGCGATGGCAGGTGCTGGGCGCCGTGCTGCGCGAACCGCTCACCGTGTCCGGCGCGGCGCGGGCCATGGGACTCACGCGGCAGAGCGTGCAGCGGCTGGCCGACGTGCTGGTGGCGGACGGGATGGCGGAGTTCATCGACAATCCGCGCCACCGCCGTGCCCGGCTTCTGCGCCCCACCGCGGCGGGGTGGGACGCCATCGCCGTCATCCGCCCGCTGCAGCACGCGTGGGCGGCGCACGTGACGCGCGGGATGGGGGAGGATGA contains:
- a CDS encoding type 1 glutamine amidotransferase family protein, with the protein product MEAQTVHLFVLDTMSDWEPGYAIAGINQPVYQRNPGRYVVRTVGPTRDPVRTMGGITILPDVALDELRAEDSAMLILPGAASWDEGAHADAVDKAREFLAAGVPVAAICGATGALARAGMLNDRPHTSNAVEYLNWQDGYTGAEHYAGSPALRDGDLITASGTAPVDFARAIFERLELYAPEALDAWYALYKHNDPAGFYKLVELEQAASA
- a CDS encoding MarR family transcriptional regulator, which encodes MSASGDRRPPGRSPEQEALTDLVMRTFRLNGLFLEVAEHMARPAGLTAARWQVLGAVLREPLTVSGAARAMGLTRQSVQRLADVLVADGMAEFIDNPRHRRARLLRPTAAGWDAIAVIRPLQHAWAAHVTRGMGEDDLRGAVEVMDRLAARLDDDPWRPA